From a single Bacillus sp. NEB1478 genomic region:
- a CDS encoding aminopeptidase, which translates to MRDERLTTLAKTLLTHSLKLEKGQKLLITSFIAGKPLVKELVRETYAIGAYPYVQLADEEITRELMLGSSKEHTEPQVKWDLNRMEDVDAYISIQCKNNDAEFTDISSEVFQMKSELNRPVQNLIINDRQWVLLNYPTPGLAQMAKMSFEKFTDFLLDVCNVDYKAMAEAQKPLHELMERTDKVRITGPGTDLSFSIKGIPAVMCAGENNIPDGEVFTAPVKDSVNGKITYNTPCPYHGTTFNNVSLTFKDGKIVEATSDNTEKLNQIFDTDEGARYVGEFAIGVNPLIQHPMGDILFDEKICGSIHFTPGRAYQDANNGNESAIHWDMVLIQRPEYGGGELYFDDVLIRKDGLFVLPELLGLNPENLK; encoded by the coding sequence ATGAGAGATGAAAGGTTAACGACGCTGGCTAAAACATTGTTAACGCATTCACTTAAACTAGAAAAAGGTCAGAAGCTTCTGATCACATCATTCATTGCCGGAAAGCCGCTCGTAAAAGAACTTGTAAGAGAAACATATGCAATAGGTGCATACCCATACGTGCAATTAGCAGATGAAGAGATTACAAGAGAGCTGATGCTAGGTTCTTCAAAAGAACATACAGAGCCTCAAGTGAAATGGGACCTAAACCGCATGGAGGATGTTGATGCTTACATCTCTATCCAATGCAAAAATAATGATGCAGAGTTCACGGATATATCAAGTGAAGTATTCCAGATGAAAAGCGAGTTAAATAGACCTGTTCAGAACTTGATCATCAATGATCGTCAATGGGTATTATTAAACTACCCTACACCTGGTTTAGCACAAATGGCAAAGATGAGCTTTGAAAAGTTCACTGATTTCTTGCTGGATGTTTGTAATGTTGATTATAAAGCAATGGCAGAAGCTCAAAAGCCGCTTCATGAACTTATGGAAAGAACTGATAAAGTCCGCATTACAGGACCAGGTACAGATTTATCTTTCTCTATAAAAGGAATTCCTGCTGTAATGTGTGCCGGTGAAAACAACATTCCGGACGGAGAAGTTTTCACAGCGCCAGTAAAAGACAGTGTAAACGGAAAAATTACATATAACACACCTTGCCCATACCATGGAACAACATTTAATAATGTAAGCTTAACATTTAAAGACGGAAAAATTGTTGAAGCGACTTCTGACAATACAGAAAAGCTGAACCAAATCTTTGACACTGATGAAGGTGCTCGCTATGTCGGGGAATTTGCAATCGGTGTTAATCCATTGATCCAGCATCCTATGGGAGATATCCTGTTTGACGAAAAAATTTGCGGCAGCATCCACTTTACACCTGGAAGAGCATATCAAGATGCAAACAACGGAAACGAATCAGCTATCCATTGGGATATGGTATTAATCCAACGTCCGGAATACGGCGGAGGAGAACTGTATTTTGATGACGTCTTAATCCGAAAAGACGGCTTGTTTGTACTTCCGGAACTACTCGGATTAAATCCTGAGAACCTTAAGTAA
- a CDS encoding H-type small acid-soluble spore protein, which translates to MNVSRAQQIIESEKEIEVLHNGTPVWLQSIDESRQTARAYTKDQPDNEMNIPVNELQES; encoded by the coding sequence ATGAACGTATCGCGTGCTCAGCAAATCATCGAATCAGAAAAAGAAATCGAAGTCCTACATAATGGAACTCCAGTTTGGCTGCAATCAATAGACGAAAGCAGACAGACTGCAAGGGCTTATACAAAAGATCAGCCCGATAACGAAATGAACATCCCGGTAAATGAACTGCAAGAAAGCTAA
- the bcp gene encoding thioredoxin-dependent thiol peroxidase — translation MSIEIGTKAPDFKLPASNGQEVQLSDFKGKNVVLYFYPKDMTPGCTTQACDFRDMHEKFENQNTVILGVSPDPLSRHDKFIEKHGLPFVLLADEENKAAELYEVWKLKKNFGKEYMGIERSTFIIDKEGNIAKEYRKVKVKDHVQEALEFIKENLS, via the coding sequence GTGAGTATTGAGATCGGAACAAAAGCACCTGATTTTAAACTGCCGGCGAGCAATGGGCAGGAAGTTCAGTTATCAGATTTTAAAGGAAAAAATGTTGTATTGTATTTTTACCCGAAAGACATGACACCCGGATGTACGACACAAGCATGTGATTTCAGAGATATGCATGAAAAATTCGAAAACCAAAACACAGTTATTCTGGGAGTTTCACCAGATCCTTTATCACGACATGATAAGTTTATTGAAAAACACGGTCTGCCGTTTGTACTATTAGCAGATGAAGAAAACAAAGCGGCTGAATTATATGAGGTATGGAAACTCAAAAAGAACTTCGGCAAAGAATACATGGGAATTGAAAGGTCGACTTTTATTATTGATAAAGAAGGCAATATCGCAAAAGAATACCGTAAAGTAAAGGTAAAAGATCACGTTCAAGAAGCATTAGAATTTATTAAAGAAAACTTATCATAG
- a CDS encoding ion channel, whose translation MEDVVLLILLIVTVWIISRSIMMLFRHPGIKEHLMPASHLLVLAIVYGTIICGFGLIFALLSLMGYPVLKMEWSQFNFFTFIEACIYFSSSTILSVGYGDIVPVGLGRWIATFEALIGYLLPIAFVLTSVIQHNKMSK comes from the coding sequence ATGGAAGACGTCGTGTTATTGATCTTACTTATCGTGACCGTGTGGATAATCAGCCGAAGTATTATGATGTTATTCAGACATCCAGGAATTAAAGAGCATTTGATGCCGGCTAGTCACCTTCTTGTTTTAGCTATTGTATATGGAACCATTATTTGTGGTTTTGGATTAATATTTGCCTTGCTGTCTTTAATGGGTTACCCGGTTTTGAAAATGGAATGGAGCCAATTTAACTTTTTTACCTTTATAGAAGCATGCATTTATTTCAGCAGTTCTACTATATTATCTGTTGGGTATGGAGATATTGTGCCAGTCGGATTAGGAAGATGGATTGCGACATTTGAGGCGCTGATCGGGTATCTGCTGCCAATCGCCTTTGTGCTGACTTCTGTTATTCAGCATAATAAAATGTCGAAATAG
- a CDS encoding NADPH-dependent FMN reductase translates to MKIMVIGGSPTAESRTRGIAQYAAEVLREMNVEVLFFDVGNDKLPLFTGDESTAQDEVVKKLSAYAEEADGFFVTSPEYHSGISGALKNALDFLGGKHFRNKPSAIAVAAGGGKGGVNALTNLRTVLRGVYSLVLPDQYVADPVTFDGNVLVDELAKTRVKELATQLKDLTELVSKK, encoded by the coding sequence ATGAAAATCATGGTTATTGGCGGAAGTCCTACAGCGGAATCCAGAACAAGAGGAATCGCACAATATGCGGCAGAAGTATTGCGTGAAATGAACGTTGAAGTTTTATTCTTTGATGTGGGTAATGATAAGCTGCCATTGTTTACAGGCGATGAATCTACAGCTCAGGACGAAGTCGTTAAAAAGTTATCTGCGTATGCAGAAGAAGCAGATGGTTTCTTTGTTACGAGTCCTGAATACCATAGCGGAATTAGCGGTGCATTAAAAAATGCTCTCGACTTCTTAGGAGGAAAGCATTTCAGAAACAAACCTTCTGCCATTGCAGTTGCAGCCGGCGGAGGTAAAGGCGGAGTAAACGCGTTAACAAATCTTCGCACTGTATTGCGCGGAGTTTACAGTCTCGTGCTGCCAGATCAATATGTAGCAGATCCAGTTACATTTGATGGAAACGTGCTTGTTGATGAGTTAGCTAAAACACGTGTAAAAGAATTAGCAACACAGCTTAAAGATTTAACAGAACTTGTTTCGAAAAAATAG
- a CDS encoding metalloregulator ArsR/SmtB family transcription factor has translation MNVSIDFSPFCEMVMSLHVIQNPSHHPYRKTWAEKAHKNLPSDLLLIIKEWGPHFYDWMYFINIRNEFEIKEETVEEGIEKLCGIPDLTLSYYLLGEKYPIDQLLKWKNNPTAIPLSSLEKDLLLQTGSWKSRLRDFFYDFNRFLFSEELFRITPWILRASENFKYELAQTKIETLNSIHPDVIVTADYIKIKKNDVYTFSFEEFPRLIIQPSTFATPHVMLCCNQDRVSIALHVAVPDADKDQEPPGDLVLLLKALSEPTRLKILQDLLHHPYSTKQLAYKFSLTEATVSSHLKLLLSCGLAESQRKGYYVFYTGKRDRLESLRNEVEQFMQQPVLDEYIFTPDLT, from the coding sequence ATGAACGTATCCATCGATTTTTCTCCATTTTGCGAAATGGTTATGAGTCTGCATGTCATTCAAAATCCTTCACACCACCCATACCGAAAAACCTGGGCAGAAAAAGCTCACAAAAATCTGCCATCTGACCTGTTGCTCATTATTAAAGAATGGGGTCCTCACTTTTATGATTGGATGTATTTTATAAATATCAGAAATGAATTTGAAATTAAAGAAGAAACTGTCGAAGAAGGCATTGAAAAACTATGCGGTATCCCAGATTTAACGTTATCTTATTACTTACTTGGAGAAAAATATCCGATAGATCAATTACTTAAGTGGAAAAACAATCCTACAGCTATACCATTGAGTTCACTGGAAAAAGATTTGCTCTTGCAAACAGGTAGCTGGAAAAGCAGATTAAGAGATTTTTTTTATGATTTCAACCGATTCTTATTTTCTGAAGAACTCTTTCGAATAACACCTTGGATTTTAAGGGCATCTGAAAACTTTAAATATGAACTGGCACAAACAAAGATTGAAACGTTAAATAGCATTCATCCTGATGTAATCGTGACAGCAGATTATATTAAGATCAAAAAAAATGATGTGTACACTTTTTCATTTGAAGAGTTTCCGAGACTTATCATTCAGCCTTCTACTTTTGCAACACCGCATGTGATGCTGTGCTGCAACCAAGATCGAGTTTCCATCGCGCTGCATGTTGCTGTTCCTGATGCTGATAAAGACCAAGAACCTCCTGGCGATTTAGTTTTATTACTAAAAGCTTTAAGCGAACCCACACGATTAAAAATTCTGCAAGATTTGCTCCATCACCCCTACAGCACGAAACAACTTGCTTATAAATTCAGTTTAACCGAGGCTACTGTTTCTAGTCATCTTAAACTATTGCTCTCCTGCGGTCTTGCAGAGTCTCAGAGAAAAGGCTATTACGTATTTTATACAGGAAAACGCGATCGACTAGAATCTCTTAGAAACGAGGTTGAGCAATTTATGCAGCAGCCTGTCTTGGATGAGTATATCTTCACACCTGATTTAACGTAA
- a CDS encoding ABC transporter permease subunit, which produces MRKFIFSLKQILLLGISIILLSSTPSFFVGEDYVKFSISHYINTVSEVMVNLLNPNSLTLYTHSQTLAFAKMPINRSVVFLNQISERPLFPEILDMVFYILCLLLASFAITFLSVVLFGWIIELLPSPLKKAALWISDLLEALPDLFFVFCVQLAVVWIYRQTGWLAANPFTTSEQPPFLLPAFTMSIVPGIYLFRFQLLLSQQEMEKDYVTFAKSKGLSKSKVIFQHITKNTVRELTVHLPFIMLLLFSQMVVVEYLFNMNGVIRILLSEQPAETRAMILLLITIPLAGTIKCINMFVRKEKFANAA; this is translated from the coding sequence ATGAGAAAATTCATTTTTTCACTCAAACAGATCCTTTTACTTGGCATTAGCATCATATTGCTTTCTTCAACTCCCTCTTTTTTCGTTGGAGAAGATTATGTAAAATTTAGCATTTCACATTATATAAATACTGTTTCTGAAGTAATGGTGAATCTTCTAAATCCTAATTCACTGACTTTATATACGCACTCTCAAACACTCGCTTTTGCTAAAATGCCTATAAATCGTTCTGTTGTATTTTTAAATCAAATAAGTGAAAGACCTTTATTTCCTGAAATTTTGGATATGGTTTTTTATATTCTTTGCCTATTACTTGCTAGTTTTGCTATCACGTTCCTCTCAGTTGTCCTTTTTGGTTGGATAATTGAGCTCCTTCCATCTCCATTAAAAAAGGCTGCACTTTGGATCAGTGATTTACTTGAAGCATTACCCGATTTATTTTTTGTTTTCTGTGTACAGTTAGCGGTCGTCTGGATTTATAGACAAACGGGCTGGTTAGCGGCAAACCCGTTTACAACGAGTGAACAGCCTCCATTCTTACTACCGGCTTTCACTATGAGCATAGTGCCAGGCATCTACTTGTTCCGATTCCAGCTTTTACTTTCTCAACAAGAAATGGAGAAGGATTACGTTACTTTTGCAAAATCTAAAGGTCTCTCAAAATCAAAAGTAATCTTTCAACACATCACGAAAAACACGGTTCGAGAATTAACTGTACACCTGCCATTCATCATGCTCCTGCTTTTTAGTCAAATGGTGGTTGTAGAGTACTTATTTAATATGAACGGCGTTATTAGAATTTTGTTGAGTGAACAGCCAGCTGAAACAAGAGCCATGATTCTTCTCCTTATTACTATTCCTCTTGCAGGGACAATTAAATGTATCAATATGTTTGTTCGGAAGGAGAAGTTTGCAAATGCTGCATAA
- a CDS encoding ABC transporter permease subunit: MLHKIRGFHIGAMFLLVLLLASFLLPLVSSEPAINLFQYNTDERHLEMPPYSPSFDHWLGTDRNGKDLLYALIEGSKYTIIFAFIITFARILISLLFGLFLKRIFMNSWFNGLMQGFQYIPQSLFSLLVLSPLLIYELRAESHYTYSETLIIQLIVLIGAGIFPLTKIITDTSETLSHTEYVICSKHMGASAFQITIRHILPHLVPRLFVLSGRQFTTVLTLMLHLSLYHVFIGGVKITSGQEHDQFSSYTTPSNEWTGLISMNHRELMLEPFVVLVPVLAYALLILFVNSMAKNLEKNSAKRTLPQ, from the coding sequence ATGCTGCATAAAATCAGGGGATTTCATATTGGAGCCATGTTTTTGCTCGTCCTTCTTTTAGCAAGTTTTCTGCTGCCATTAGTATCTTCTGAACCGGCAATCAATCTTTTTCAATATAATACAGATGAACGGCATCTAGAAATGCCTCCGTATTCACCTTCTTTTGATCATTGGCTCGGAACAGACAGAAATGGAAAGGATTTATTATACGCATTGATCGAAGGTTCAAAGTATACGATTATTTTTGCCTTCATCATTACATTTGCAAGAATCCTAATCTCCTTATTGTTTGGCCTGTTTTTGAAACGAATCTTTATGAACAGCTGGTTTAACGGATTGATGCAAGGCTTTCAATATATTCCTCAATCTCTCTTTTCCTTGCTCGTTCTTTCTCCGTTGCTCATTTATGAACTGAGAGCTGAATCCCATTACACATATTCTGAAACATTAATCATTCAGTTAATCGTCTTAATAGGTGCAGGCATTTTTCCACTCACGAAAATAATTACTGATACGAGCGAAACTTTATCTCATACAGAATACGTAATTTGCTCAAAACACATGGGAGCTTCGGCATTTCAAATTACAATTCGGCACATCTTACCTCACTTAGTGCCGCGTCTCTTTGTCTTATCAGGAAGGCAATTTACAACTGTTCTAACGTTAATGCTTCATTTAAGTTTGTATCATGTATTTATTGGCGGAGTAAAAATTACATCTGGACAGGAACATGATCAGTTTAGCAGCTACACGACACCTTCCAACGAATGGACAGGATTGATCAGTATGAACCATCGCGAACTCATGTTGGAGCCTTTCGTGGTGCTGGTTCCCGTTCTGGCTTATGCTCTATTGATTCTTTTTGTAAACTCCATGGCTAAAAACTTAGAGAAAAATTCAGCAAAACGAACGTTGCCGCAATAA
- a CDS encoding ABC-2 family transporter protein: MDNVSVFFQYAGQYLKTRFSYRADMVVEIFSDFLFQAVNLVFILVVFGHTSLLAGWSKDEMIFIYGFFLVPFAIFSSFFNIWDFTDRYIVKGELDRILTRPVHSLFQIVLERMELESLFGVVTGLIVMFYAGGNLGLDMSWYDPFIFILLVLGGALVYAGIFISLATIGFWSDSKTDIMPMMYNIGNYGRYPVDIYNSVIKYILTWILPFAFVGVYPASYFLGRENWYVYAFLTPVVGLVFFTIAVVLWNIGVTKYRGAGN, from the coding sequence ATGGATAATGTTTCAGTTTTTTTTCAATATGCAGGACAATATTTAAAAACAAGATTTAGCTACCGTGCGGATATGGTGGTCGAAATATTTTCTGATTTTCTTTTTCAAGCCGTTAACCTCGTTTTCATTCTTGTGGTCTTCGGACATACATCATTACTGGCTGGATGGAGTAAGGATGAGATGATTTTCATATACGGATTCTTCCTCGTGCCTTTTGCGATCTTCTCTTCTTTCTTTAACATCTGGGATTTTACAGATCGATACATTGTAAAAGGTGAGCTGGATCGAATATTGACTCGTCCCGTTCACAGTCTTTTTCAAATCGTGTTAGAACGGATGGAGCTGGAATCCCTTTTTGGTGTGGTAACAGGTTTGATTGTGATGTTTTATGCAGGAGGAAATTTAGGACTCGACATGAGCTGGTATGATCCGTTTATATTTATCCTCCTCGTTTTAGGCGGTGCACTCGTTTATGCAGGAATTTTCATCAGCCTTGCTACCATCGGTTTTTGGTCAGATTCGAAAACAGATATTATGCCGATGATGTACAATATCGGAAACTATGGACGATATCCGGTTGATATTTATAACAGTGTTATTAAATATATTCTAACTTGGATTTTGCCGTTTGCATTTGTTGGAGTATATCCTGCATCTTACTTTCTGGGGCGTGAAAACTGGTATGTGTATGCATTCTTAACTCCAGTTGTAGGGCTTGTCTTTTTCACGATTGCGGTAGTTCTTTGGAACATCGGAGTTACGAAATACAGAGGTGCAGGAAACTAA
- a CDS encoding ABC-2 family transporter protein: protein MGKYIEMIRIRFLMMLAYRTNYYSGILIYSINIGAYYFLWSAIYGGKENIQGLSITQMTTYLAVAWMARAFYFNNIDREIAMEIKEGKVAVEMVRPYPYLNMKMMQGLGEGIFRILFFSVPGMVIVTLVFPVDLSAHAATWLLFFLSLVFSFIINTQINLLAGIATFFLFNNDGLIRAKRVVIDLFSGLILPISFYPMWAQDIMSYLPFQGISYIPSMIFTEGFKGNEVLQALTTQVMWSLLLILPIYVLWTIAKRQLVVQGG from the coding sequence ATGGGTAAGTATATTGAAATGATCCGGATTCGCTTTTTAATGATGCTTGCTTATCGAACAAACTACTACAGCGGTATTTTGATCTACAGCATCAACATCGGAGCTTATTATTTTTTGTGGAGTGCCATATACGGAGGCAAAGAAAATATTCAAGGTCTTTCCATTACACAGATGACAACTTATCTTGCTGTCGCTTGGATGGCCCGCGCATTTTATTTTAACAACATCGACCGTGAAATTGCGATGGAGATAAAGGAAGGAAAAGTAGCCGTTGAAATGGTCCGTCCGTATCCTTACTTAAATATGAAGATGATGCAAGGACTGGGCGAGGGGATTTTCCGTATCTTGTTCTTTTCCGTTCCGGGGATGGTCATCGTAACGCTCGTTTTTCCTGTCGATTTATCAGCTCATGCAGCAACTTGGCTCTTATTTTTTTTGTCTCTCGTATTTAGTTTTATCATCAATACACAAATTAACTTGCTCGCAGGAATTGCAACATTCTTCTTATTTAATAACGACGGATTGATTCGGGCAAAGCGGGTAGTCATCGATCTTTTTTCAGGATTGATACTGCCGATCAGCTTTTATCCGATGTGGGCACAAGACATCATGAGTTATCTCCCGTTTCAAGGGATCAGTTATATTCCGAGTATGATCTTTACTGAAGGTTTTAAAGGAAATGAAGTTTTACAAGCGCTAACTACTCAAGTAATGTGGTCGCTTTTATTAATTCTTCCTATATATGTGCTGTGGACAATAGCGAAACGGCAACTCGTGGTACAAGGAGGATAG
- a CDS encoding ATP-binding cassette domain-containing protein translates to MENIIDVQNLKKEFKSYSSREGLKGAFRDLFTRNYTIKTAVDDISFSIKKGEMVGYIGENGAGKSTSIKMLTGILTPTDGKVVVNGMNPHKEREKFVKTIGVVFGQRSQLWWDIAVQESFRLLKKIYNVSDEQYAEHMNDVIETLDIGPLLDKPVRKLSLGQRMRCELAAALIHNPSLLFLDEPTIGLDVLVKLKIREFLKKINQKYGTTILLTTHDLSDIEALCERVVMLDEGKIIYDGPLKELRENWAEGKQIQFQFSEKATIEELQSLTKDHLVVWEKGTSELVWVASVDSDETVISGVIGKVTAAKKIADLKILEISTEEIIRNIYVEGAVRHG, encoded by the coding sequence ATGGAAAATATTATAGATGTTCAAAATTTAAAAAAGGAATTTAAATCGTATTCCAGCCGGGAGGGTTTAAAAGGTGCCTTCCGAGATCTTTTTACACGGAACTACACGATAAAAACAGCGGTTGATGACATCTCTTTCTCAATTAAGAAAGGAGAGATGGTCGGTTACATCGGTGAAAACGGAGCTGGAAAGTCTACTTCGATTAAAATGCTGACAGGTATCTTAACACCTACAGACGGCAAGGTTGTCGTAAACGGAATGAATCCCCATAAAGAACGTGAAAAGTTTGTAAAAACCATTGGGGTTGTGTTCGGTCAGCGATCACAGCTTTGGTGGGATATTGCTGTTCAAGAATCGTTCAGACTTTTAAAGAAGATTTATAATGTTTCGGATGAGCAATATGCAGAGCACATGAATGATGTGATCGAAACGCTCGACATCGGACCACTGCTCGATAAACCCGTGAGAAAATTATCGCTCGGACAAAGAATGCGCTGTGAACTGGCTGCAGCACTTATTCATAATCCGTCACTATTATTTTTGGATGAACCGACAATTGGACTTGATGTACTCGTCAAGCTTAAGATTCGAGAGTTTTTAAAGAAAATAAACCAAAAATACGGAACTACCATTCTCTTAACGACACATGACCTCTCAGATATTGAGGCACTTTGTGAGAGGGTCGTTATGCTAGACGAAGGAAAAATCATCTATGATGGACCATTAAAGGAACTTCGTGAAAATTGGGCAGAAGGTAAACAAATTCAGTTTCAATTCAGTGAAAAAGCAACAATCGAAGAGTTGCAGAGCTTAACAAAAGATCATCTTGTTGTATGGGAAAAGGGAACAAGTGAACTTGTTTGGGTAGCATCAGTCGATAGTGATGAAACAGTAATCTCAGGTGTCATCGGAAAAGTTACCGCTGCTAAAAAAATTGCTGATTTGAAGATTCTAGAGATCTCGACTGAAGAAATTATCCGTAACATTTATGTTGAAGGTGCTGTGCGTCATGGGTAA